A region of Paractinoplanes abujensis DNA encodes the following proteins:
- a CDS encoding antibiotic biosynthesis monooxygenase, whose translation MQSPAVTVAITRRADPTRNAEMIAWVNAGTTLAEDFPGFLGTGWVRPDQRSHEWHMLYRFADEESLRNWEESPQRRWWLSSAEGFVEHTRTERRTGIEGWFDPPKGQEISDSAPKPPPRWKQAVTIWLGFFPVSLLAAVTLNHLLVDLNVVLRTLISTLCLTPVMTYLVLPQVTRLLQPWLRR comes from the coding sequence ATGCAGTCTCCCGCCGTCACCGTCGCGATCACCCGCCGCGCCGATCCCACCCGCAACGCCGAGATGATCGCCTGGGTCAACGCGGGCACCACGCTGGCCGAGGACTTCCCCGGCTTCCTGGGCACCGGCTGGGTGCGGCCCGACCAGCGCTCGCACGAGTGGCACATGCTCTACCGGTTCGCCGACGAGGAGTCGCTGCGCAACTGGGAGGAGTCGCCGCAGCGGCGCTGGTGGCTGTCGTCGGCCGAAGGCTTCGTCGAGCACACCCGCACGGAACGGCGTACGGGAATCGAGGGTTGGTTCGATCCCCCGAAGGGCCAGGAGATAAGTGATTCCGCGCCGAAGCCGCCGCCGCGCTGGAAGCAGGCCGTGACGATCTGGCTGGGCTTCTTCCCGGTGAGTCTGCTGGCCGCGGTGACCCTCAACCACCTGCTGGTCGACCTCAACGTGGTGCTGCGCACGCTGATCAGCACGCTGTGCCTGACCCCGGTCATGACCTATCTGGTGCTGCCGCAGGTGACACGGCTGCTCCAGCCCTGGCTAAGGCGCTGA
- a CDS encoding penicillin acylase family protein, translated as MRVFRDGFGVPHLRADSVNELAFLQGRVTAADRGAQIDVERRRSEGLLAEMVGPPGLGWDRFARRARIDDTARRAFAKLDSGTKAWLRAYADGVRAAGVTWHPWSSLGVFLARHIMFASFPGKLWNSHVERTLGPHAVPWFLADADEAQGSGSNAWLTAGEIAGDPHRLIELPGVYQQVRLACPEFDVAGLTFAGVPGVQHFGHTGGVAWAVTNAMADYQDLFIEELRRTPTGVEARGPDGWERVAVHTETIPVRGGGSELVEVVETARGPMIDDTVSLRTPTRADFDLGFSALLPLLHASTVDDVAAALERWAEPVNSILTADTTGRALQLTVGKVPVRDARNGRVPVPAWDQTYAWRPGYVPMTRVELTGVTVNANDRRPDTEPYGNAFASKARAHRIKELIDEGVPSARIHMDTPMPAGSVEAGRRAAWRFEVARRLHEHPALKPLMQPHGFDPLFDGWTDPRVKIGGALDAVLAGLGLTAEELVDPAPIESGPWGSRHLLDPVRLPGLIAELPRTELGGERDSVLCLNSIPGVTDRCSRGPVARYVWDVADRQRSRWVVPFGASGDPASPHFADQLPLWARGELIPLVTDWSALIEEPLV; from the coding sequence ATGCGGGTTTTTCGGGACGGGTTCGGGGTTCCGCATCTGCGGGCCGACTCGGTCAATGAGCTGGCCTTTCTGCAGGGGCGGGTGACCGCGGCCGATCGGGGGGCCCAGATCGACGTCGAGCGGCGGCGTTCCGAGGGGTTGCTGGCCGAGATGGTGGGGCCGCCGGGGCTGGGGTGGGACAGGTTCGCCCGGCGGGCGCGCATCGACGACACCGCGCGCCGGGCTTTCGCCAAGCTTGATTCCGGCACGAAGGCTTGGTTGCGGGCCTACGCGGACGGGGTGCGGGCCGCCGGGGTCACCTGGCATCCGTGGTCGTCGCTGGGGGTTTTCCTGGCCCGGCACATCATGTTCGCCAGTTTTCCCGGCAAGCTGTGGAATTCGCATGTCGAGCGCACCTTGGGCCCGCACGCCGTCCCGTGGTTCCTGGCCGACGCCGACGAGGCGCAGGGTTCGGGCAGCAACGCGTGGCTGACCGCGGGGGAGATCGCGGGTGACCCGCATCGGCTGATCGAGCTGCCCGGCGTCTACCAGCAGGTCCGGCTGGCCTGCCCGGAGTTCGACGTGGCCGGGCTGACCTTCGCGGGGGTGCCGGGTGTGCAGCATTTCGGGCACACGGGCGGTGTCGCGTGGGCCGTCACCAACGCGATGGCCGACTATCAGGATCTGTTCATCGAGGAGCTGCGACGCACGCCGACGGGGGTGGAGGCTCGCGGCCCCGACGGGTGGGAGCGTGTCGCCGTGCACACCGAGACCATTCCCGTTCGGGGTGGGGGCAGCGAACTGGTCGAGGTGGTCGAGACGGCCCGCGGCCCGATGATCGACGACACCGTGTCGCTGCGCACGCCGACCCGCGCCGACTTCGATCTCGGCTTCTCGGCGCTGCTGCCGCTGCTGCATGCGTCCACCGTGGACGATGTCGCGGCCGCCCTGGAGCGCTGGGCCGAACCGGTCAACAGCATCCTCACCGCCGACACCACGGGCCGCGCGTTGCAGCTGACCGTGGGCAAGGTGCCGGTGCGCGATGCCCGCAACGGCCGGGTCCCGGTGCCGGCGTGGGATCAGACGTACGCGTGGCGGCCCGGCTATGTGCCGATGACGCGCGTGGAGCTGACGGGCGTGACCGTGAACGCCAACGACCGGCGGCCGGACACCGAGCCGTACGGGAACGCTTTTGCCTCGAAGGCCCGCGCGCACCGGATCAAGGAACTGATCGACGAGGGGGTGCCGTCGGCCCGGATCCACATGGACACGCCGATGCCCGCCGGCAGTGTCGAGGCCGGCCGGCGCGCGGCGTGGCGGTTCGAGGTGGCGCGGCGCCTGCACGAACATCCGGCGCTCAAGCCGTTGATGCAGCCGCACGGGTTCGACCCGCTGTTCGACGGCTGGACCGATCCGCGGGTCAAGATCGGCGGGGCGCTCGACGCCGTGCTGGCCGGGCTCGGGCTCACCGCCGAGGAGCTGGTCGATCCGGCCCCGATCGAGTCGGGCCCGTGGGGGTCGCGGCACCTTCTCGATCCCGTACGGCTGCCCGGGCTCATCGCCGAGTTGCCGCGCACCGAGCTGGGCGGCGAACGCGACTCAGTGCTCTGCCTCAACAGCATCCCGGGCGTCACCGACCGCTGCTCGCGCGGTCCGGTCGCCCGCTACGTGTGGGACGTCGCCGATCGGCAGCGCAGCCGCTGGGTCGTGCCGTTCGGGGCGTCCGGTGACCCGGCTTCCCCGCATTTCGCCGACCAGCTCCCGCTGTGGGCCCGTGGGGAGCTGATTCCGCTGGTCACGGACTGGTCCGCGTTGATCGAGGAGCCGCTAGTGTGA
- a CDS encoding cobalt-precorrin-6A reductase, with protein MTDRVLILGGTSEARALAAALPGLTVISSLAGRTSAPRLPVGEVRIGGFGGVDGLVAYLRTERIDVLVDATHPFAAGISHNAAAAAALTGVPLIVLRRPGWTAQDADVWHRVRDLEEAAALLPRLGRRVFLTTGRQGIAAFADVDAWFLARSVEPPAPPRPARLEVLLDRGPYTLDGERRLLAAHEIDVLVTKDSGGPDAKLTAARERGIPVVVVNRPATPATANEAATVAAAAELIRRT; from the coding sequence GTGACTGACCGTGTGCTCATCCTCGGCGGCACCAGCGAGGCCCGGGCCCTGGCCGCCGCCCTGCCCGGCCTGACCGTGATCAGCTCGCTGGCCGGGCGCACCTCAGCTCCCCGGCTGCCGGTGGGTGAGGTACGCATCGGCGGCTTCGGCGGCGTCGACGGGCTGGTCGCCTACCTGCGCACGGAACGCATCGACGTGCTCGTCGACGCGACCCACCCGTTCGCCGCCGGGATCAGCCACAACGCGGCAGCCGCGGCGGCGCTGACGGGCGTGCCGCTGATCGTGCTGCGACGGCCCGGATGGACCGCGCAGGACGCGGACGTGTGGCACCGCGTACGGGATCTCGAAGAAGCCGCCGCCCTCCTCCCCCGGCTCGGCCGCCGGGTGTTCCTGACGACCGGGCGGCAGGGGATCGCCGCTTTCGCCGACGTGGACGCCTGGTTCCTGGCGCGCTCGGTCGAACCGCCGGCACCGCCCCGCCCCGCGCGCCTCGAAGTGCTGCTGGACCGCGGGCCGTACACGCTGGACGGCGAACGGCGGCTGCTGGCCGCACACGAGATCGACGTGCTGGTCACCAAGGACAGCGGCGGCCCGGACGCCAAGCTGACGGCGGCCCGGGAACGCGGCATCCCGGTCGTCGTGGTGAACCGGCCGGCCACCCCGGCGACGGCTAACGAGGCGGCGACCGTCGCGGCGGCGGCCGAGCTGATCCGGCGGACCTGA
- a CDS encoding glucose-6-phosphate dehydrogenase, which translates to MAKTPGPTVFVLFGATGDLARRMVLPAFYTLAIEGLLPPDWVLIGNGRGDVSHEDFRGRVREALEEFGPAPSKGPWKEFSSRLHFAGGGFDTDNPGSLLDVIDSSLGRSSQLVHYLAIPPVAFEETTKALGEHGLAAGSRVVFEKPFGTSPSSFRSLNRLVHRVLDEEQVYRIDHFLGKEATQNLHVARFANEAFAALWNREHIESVQIDVPETLGIEQRAGFYDATGAVLDMLVTHLFQVAAEVAMEPPASLESADLQAARERVIRAFRPLDPAEVVLGQHAGYKQIKGVERGSATDTYVAAKLWIDNPRWRGVPFLLRTGKRMAGSRQVVSLVLRTPDRPLSGLPPQANVLTFDLAGNGTIDQSLLVKRPGVALDVEPGSVRLPLGDLPDGEPLPPYARLIHDVLQGDRALFTRPDGLSATWKTVGPLLENRPKPASYAQGSWGPAAARKLAAPHRWLLGQ; encoded by the coding sequence ATGGCGAAGACTCCTGGTCCGACCGTGTTCGTGCTCTTCGGGGCGACCGGTGACCTGGCCCGGCGGATGGTGCTGCCGGCCTTCTACACGCTCGCGATCGAGGGGCTGCTCCCGCCGGACTGGGTGCTGATCGGCAACGGCCGTGGTGACGTCAGCCATGAGGACTTCCGTGGTCGCGTACGGGAAGCTCTGGAGGAATTCGGGCCCGCGCCGTCGAAGGGGCCGTGGAAGGAGTTCTCGTCGCGGCTGCACTTCGCGGGCGGCGGGTTCGACACGGACAACCCGGGCAGCCTGCTCGACGTGATCGATTCCTCGCTGGGGCGTTCCTCGCAGCTCGTGCACTATCTGGCGATCCCGCCGGTCGCGTTCGAGGAGACGACGAAGGCGCTGGGGGAGCACGGGCTGGCGGCCGGGTCGCGTGTGGTCTTCGAAAAGCCGTTCGGCACGTCACCGTCGTCGTTCCGCTCGCTCAACCGGCTCGTGCACCGGGTGCTGGACGAGGAGCAGGTGTATCGGATCGACCACTTCCTGGGCAAGGAAGCGACGCAGAACCTGCACGTGGCCCGGTTCGCCAACGAGGCGTTCGCCGCACTGTGGAACCGCGAGCACATCGAGAGCGTGCAGATCGACGTGCCCGAGACGCTGGGTATCGAGCAGCGGGCCGGGTTCTACGACGCCACCGGCGCGGTGCTCGACATGCTCGTCACGCACCTCTTCCAGGTGGCGGCCGAGGTCGCGATGGAGCCGCCGGCCAGCCTCGAGTCGGCCGACCTGCAGGCCGCGCGCGAGCGGGTGATCCGGGCGTTCCGGCCGCTCGACCCGGCCGAGGTGGTGCTCGGGCAGCACGCCGGCTACAAGCAGATCAAGGGGGTCGAACGGGGGTCGGCCACCGACACGTACGTGGCGGCCAAACTGTGGATCGACAACCCGCGCTGGCGCGGCGTGCCGTTCCTGCTGCGTACGGGAAAACGCATGGCCGGCAGCCGGCAGGTGGTGAGCCTGGTGCTGCGCACCCCCGACCGGCCCCTGAGCGGGCTGCCGCCGCAGGCCAACGTGCTCACCTTCGACCTCGCGGGCAACGGCACGATCGACCAGTCCCTGCTGGTCAAGCGGCCCGGCGTGGCCCTCGACGTGGAACCCGGCTCGGTGCGGCTGCCGCTGGGCGACCTGCCCGACGGTGAGCCGCTGCCGCCGTACGCCCGCCTCATCCACGACGTGCTGCAGGGCGACCGGGCCCTGTTCACCCGGCCCGACGGGCTCAGCGCGACCTGGAAGACGGTCGGGCCGCTGCTGGAGAACCGGCCCAAGCCCGCCTCGTACGCGCAGGGCTCGTGGGGGCCGGCCGCCGCCCGCAAACTGGCCGCGCCGCACCGGTGGCTGCTCGGTCAGTGA
- a CDS encoding oxidoreductase — MTLQRKLSMAVAAVALLAVTPSPARAGGDLGWKLTPTGVEARFRGLAPVSGTTAWVAGSAGTILRTVDGGRTWASVGPAAASGLEFRDIEAFDARHAVALTIGNGPDSRLYATSDGGRTWTETFRNEDPAAFYDCMTFLDRRHGLALSDPVDGKFRILATRDGGRSWTVQPTAGMPAALTGEFAFAASGTCLVSAGGQALFATGGGATARVFTSRDLGRSWTVTGTPVPSGPSAGIYSLAVRPGGQAIAVGGDYVTPTAAPDGAAYRHGRTWKVAAKVPGEYRSGSAWRGHTALAVGPTGSDISYDGGRTWKRFDTGSFDAVDCTPGGACWASGEKGRVARLTR; from the coding sequence ATGACCTTGCAACGAAAGTTGTCGATGGCAGTGGCCGCGGTCGCCCTGCTCGCCGTGACCCCGTCGCCCGCCCGGGCCGGCGGCGACCTCGGCTGGAAGCTCACACCCACCGGCGTCGAGGCCCGGTTCCGCGGTCTCGCCCCGGTCAGCGGGACGACCGCCTGGGTCGCCGGGTCGGCCGGCACGATCCTGCGCACCGTCGACGGCGGCCGCACGTGGGCGTCGGTCGGACCGGCGGCGGCGTCCGGGCTCGAGTTCCGCGACATCGAAGCATTCGACGCCCGGCACGCCGTGGCCCTGACCATCGGCAACGGCCCCGACTCCCGCCTGTACGCCACGTCGGACGGCGGCCGCACCTGGACGGAGACGTTCCGCAACGAGGACCCGGCCGCCTTCTACGACTGCATGACGTTCCTCGACCGCCGGCACGGGCTGGCCCTCTCCGACCCGGTCGACGGCAAATTCCGCATCCTGGCCACCCGCGACGGCGGCCGCAGCTGGACCGTGCAGCCCACCGCGGGCATGCCCGCCGCCCTGACCGGCGAGTTCGCGTTCGCGGCCAGCGGCACCTGCCTGGTCTCGGCCGGCGGTCAGGCGCTGTTCGCAACCGGCGGCGGGGCCACGGCCCGGGTCTTCACGTCCCGCGACCTCGGCCGCAGCTGGACGGTCACCGGCACCCCGGTTCCCAGCGGCCCCAGCGCCGGCATCTACAGCCTGGCCGTACGCCCCGGCGGCCAGGCGATCGCGGTCGGCGGCGACTACGTGACCCCCACGGCCGCCCCCGACGGCGCCGCCTACCGGCACGGCCGCACGTGGAAAGTCGCCGCGAAGGTCCCCGGCGAATACCGCTCCGGCTCGGCCTGGCGCGGCCACACGGCGCTGGCGGTAGGCCCGACCGGCAGCGACATCTCGTACGACGGTGGCCGTACGTGGAAACGCTTCGACACCGGCAGCTTCGACGCCGTCGACTGCACCCCCGGCGGCGCCTGCTGGGCCTCCGGCGAAAAGGGCCGCGTGGCCAGACTGACCCGCTAG
- a CDS encoding OsmC family protein codes for MDGFAVVVGAGSFRVEGGVRFPHRWTEAGVSVGAEFTGAHLLHLAAAGCVLNDLYREAADLGIRLDGVRVTASGGFDTQSWASTGITYGVELDSAASAEEQAALIERVDRVAEIPRAIRAGAPVQRR; via the coding sequence GTGGACGGGTTCGCGGTGGTGGTGGGGGCCGGGTCGTTCCGAGTCGAGGGTGGGGTCCGGTTCCCGCATCGGTGGACCGAGGCCGGCGTGAGCGTCGGGGCCGAGTTCACCGGGGCTCACCTGCTGCATCTGGCCGCGGCCGGGTGTGTGCTCAACGACCTCTACCGGGAGGCCGCCGACCTGGGGATCCGGCTGGACGGGGTGCGGGTGACGGCGTCGGGCGGGTTCGACACGCAGAGCTGGGCCTCGACCGGCATCACGTACGGGGTCGAGCTGGACTCGGCAGCCTCGGCGGAGGAGCAGGCCGCACTGATCGAGCGCGTCGATCGGGTGGCCGAGATCCCGCGGGCGATCCGGGCCGGCGCCCCGGTGCAACGCCGGTAG
- a CDS encoding alpha/beta fold hydrolase: MPRTHRLLTIALAGALVTGSAFAGAAPAAAGRAPSEARLVDAVPTPKLNWYKCYEIAECATVRLPLDYRRPKGKTTEIAVLRVKAKNQAKRIGSLFVNPGGPGGSATQFALAAPDFLSDALTERFDVVGVDPRGIGASEQVKCFPTVRAQTEVLNLMNVPFPVTGAEERNYIAGSKKLGRACSTTGRPLTAHASTAEVARDMDVVRRAVGDKKLSYLGFSYGSALGQYYANMFPDRFRALVVDGVLDPTAWVGTTRQILDQRLRSSDGAYKALHEILVRCDKAGESKCVFAEGNPVQHFDQIAERLKTDPLDFPDGAGGTIQVTYAVFISAVLSTLYSTEAGEGVTQLAAEIATAQEGGTTAPLLARVNAAKASRAYDFPYENGFEASSTVICTDGKHPADASSWPAAVDRREREAKYFGRSWGWIDSQCANKTWTVQDKNAYTGPFTKRTATKFLIVGNFWDPATNYRGAVSSRALAPNASLLSSNNWGHTAYGSGVCATTTIDNYLLTGKAPQDRKTCTDAAQPFTEPLPAATATTKAATAKQRPPVATIRPDSILVAN, from the coding sequence ATGCCACGAACGCACCGACTACTGACTATCGCGCTCGCCGGCGCCCTGGTGACCGGCTCGGCCTTCGCGGGCGCCGCTCCCGCCGCGGCCGGGCGCGCTCCCTCAGAAGCTCGGCTCGTCGACGCTGTGCCTACGCCGAAGCTCAACTGGTACAAGTGTTATGAGATCGCCGAGTGCGCCACCGTCCGGCTGCCGCTCGACTACCGCCGGCCCAAGGGCAAGACCACCGAGATCGCCGTGCTGCGGGTCAAGGCCAAGAACCAGGCCAAGCGCATCGGCAGCCTGTTCGTCAACCCCGGCGGGCCCGGCGGTTCGGCCACGCAGTTCGCGCTGGCCGCGCCCGACTTCCTCAGCGACGCCCTGACCGAGCGTTTCGACGTCGTCGGGGTCGACCCCCGCGGCATCGGGGCCAGCGAGCAGGTCAAGTGCTTCCCGACCGTGCGGGCGCAGACCGAGGTGCTCAACCTCATGAACGTGCCGTTCCCCGTCACCGGCGCCGAGGAACGCAACTACATCGCGGGCTCCAAGAAGCTCGGCCGGGCCTGCTCGACCACGGGCCGGCCGCTCACCGCGCACGCGTCCACCGCCGAGGTCGCGCGCGACATGGACGTCGTGCGGCGCGCCGTCGGTGACAAGAAGCTCAGCTACCTGGGCTTCAGCTACGGCAGCGCGCTGGGTCAGTACTACGCCAACATGTTCCCGGACCGCTTCCGGGCCCTGGTCGTCGACGGCGTGCTCGACCCGACGGCGTGGGTGGGCACCACCCGGCAGATCCTCGACCAGCGCCTGCGCTCCAGCGACGGGGCGTACAAGGCGCTGCACGAGATCCTGGTCCGCTGCGACAAGGCGGGCGAGAGCAAGTGCGTCTTCGCCGAAGGCAACCCGGTCCAGCACTTCGACCAGATCGCCGAGCGGCTCAAGACCGACCCGCTCGACTTCCCGGACGGGGCCGGCGGCACCATCCAGGTGACGTACGCGGTCTTCATCAGCGCAGTGCTCAGCACGCTCTACAGCACCGAGGCGGGCGAAGGGGTCACCCAGCTGGCCGCCGAGATCGCCACGGCGCAGGAGGGCGGCACGACCGCGCCGCTGCTGGCCCGGGTCAACGCGGCCAAGGCGTCGCGGGCGTACGACTTCCCGTACGAGAACGGCTTCGAGGCCAGCAGCACGGTGATCTGCACCGACGGCAAGCACCCGGCCGACGCGTCGTCGTGGCCGGCCGCCGTCGACCGCCGCGAGCGTGAGGCGAAGTACTTCGGCCGCTCGTGGGGCTGGATCGACAGCCAGTGCGCCAACAAGACCTGGACCGTCCAGGACAAGAACGCGTACACCGGGCCGTTCACCAAGCGCACCGCGACCAAGTTCCTGATCGTGGGCAACTTCTGGGACCCGGCCACCAACTACCGCGGCGCCGTGTCGTCGCGGGCGCTGGCGCCGAACGCGAGCCTGCTCTCCAGCAACAACTGGGGCCACACCGCGTACGGCTCGGGGGTCTGCGCGACCACGACGATCGACAACTATCTGCTGACCGGCAAGGCGCCGCAGGACCGCAAGACCTGCACCGACGCCGCTCAGCCGTTCACCGAGCCGCTGCCCGCGGCCACGGCCACCACCAAGGCGGCCACGGCCAAGCAGCGGCCGCCGGTGGCGACGATCCGTCCCGATTCGATTCTGGTCGCGAACTGA
- a CDS encoding VOC family protein translates to MLALLFAAQEPPRLERFWSTLTDGEESIPIRFFPTDRPKTGLNRVHLHLTSESEEHQRRTVARALELGGRHLDVGQKPEEGHIVLADPEGNEFCVIEAGNKYLAGTGFLGELACDGSRATGLFWSAALGWPLVWDQNEETAIQSPAGGPKIGFGGPPVAPRTDDERMLFEIDGNLDHLLTLGATLVDGEPADPDGIPFRIH, encoded by the coding sequence GTGCTTGCGCTTCTCTTCGCCGCCCAGGAGCCACCGCGGCTCGAACGGTTCTGGTCCACGCTCACCGATGGGGAGGAGAGCATCCCGATCCGCTTCTTCCCCACCGACCGGCCCAAGACCGGGCTCAACCGGGTCCACCTGCACCTCACGAGCGAATCCGAGGAGCATCAGCGGCGCACCGTCGCCCGCGCCCTCGAGCTGGGCGGCCGGCATCTCGATGTCGGGCAGAAGCCGGAGGAGGGTCACATCGTGCTGGCCGATCCCGAGGGCAACGAGTTCTGCGTGATCGAGGCGGGCAACAAATACCTGGCCGGCACCGGCTTCCTCGGCGAGCTGGCCTGCGACGGTTCACGGGCGACGGGCCTCTTCTGGAGCGCCGCCCTGGGCTGGCCGCTGGTCTGGGACCAGAACGAGGAGACCGCGATCCAGTCACCCGCGGGCGGCCCGAAGATCGGTTTCGGCGGCCCGCCGGTGGCGCCGCGCACCGACGACGAGCGCATGCTGTTCGAGATCGACGGCAACCTCGACCACCTGCTCACCCTGGGCGCGACGCTCGTCGACGGTGAGCCCGCCGATCCCGACGGGATCCCCTTCAGGATTCACTGA
- a CDS encoding YdeI/OmpD-associated family protein, with product MKFRAELQRTGGNTTGFEVSDEIVTGLGGGGRPKVVATVNGFTFRSTIAKMGGSYWLGVSAERREAAGVSGGETYDVDVELDTAPREIEVPGDLRAALDAEPAAREFWATLSFSQQRYHVDQLTAAKTAETRERRLAKSVALLAAGKAR from the coding sequence ATGAAGTTTCGTGCGGAGCTGCAGCGTACGGGCGGCAACACGACCGGTTTCGAGGTGTCCGACGAGATCGTGACCGGGCTCGGTGGCGGTGGCCGGCCCAAGGTGGTCGCGACGGTGAACGGCTTCACGTTCCGCTCGACCATCGCGAAGATGGGTGGCAGTTACTGGCTGGGCGTCAGCGCCGAGCGCCGGGAGGCGGCCGGGGTGAGCGGCGGCGAGACGTACGACGTCGACGTCGAGCTGGACACGGCGCCGCGCGAGATCGAGGTGCCCGGTGATCTGCGGGCCGCCCTCGACGCCGAGCCCGCCGCCCGCGAGTTCTGGGCGACGCTGTCGTTCTCCCAGCAGCGCTATCACGTCGACCAGCTCACCGCGGCCAAGACGGCCGAGACCCGGGAGCGGCGCCTGGCCAAGTCCGTCGCGCTGCTGGCCGCGGGCAAGGCCCGCTGA
- the ligD gene encoding non-homologous end-joining DNA ligase, whose product MASSSKSPATEVAAGDLTVRVSNPDRIYFPELGLTKLDLVNYYLAVGDGIVRALRERPCMLHRFPDGLAGEKVHQKRVPHGAPPWLETVRVKFPRYNRHADELCVTKPADVIWAVQMSTVEFHPWNSRRADTEKPDEWRIDLDPMPDCSYDRVRQVAAVTRTVLDDLGITGYPKTSGGRGLHIYVRIEPNWGFGDVRRAALAFAREVERRAPDDVTTTWWRKDRDPSKLFVDYNQNARDHTIASAYSVRGVPTATVSTPVTWDEIPEADPRDFTIRTVPARFAELGDLHATIDDKHHSLEPLLAWAERDEKAGLEGPADADSAP is encoded by the coding sequence ATGGCCTCTTCGAGCAAGAGCCCGGCCACCGAGGTCGCGGCGGGCGACCTCACCGTGCGGGTGTCGAACCCGGATCGGATCTACTTCCCCGAGCTCGGGCTGACCAAGCTCGACCTGGTCAATTACTACCTGGCGGTCGGCGACGGCATCGTACGGGCGCTGCGGGAGCGCCCGTGCATGCTGCACCGCTTCCCCGACGGGCTGGCCGGCGAAAAAGTGCACCAGAAACGGGTGCCGCACGGCGCGCCGCCCTGGCTGGAGACGGTTCGGGTGAAGTTCCCGCGCTACAACCGGCACGCCGACGAGCTGTGCGTGACCAAGCCGGCCGACGTCATCTGGGCCGTGCAGATGTCGACCGTCGAGTTCCACCCGTGGAACTCGCGCCGCGCCGACACCGAGAAGCCCGACGAGTGGCGCATCGACCTCGACCCGATGCCCGACTGCTCGTACGACCGGGTCCGGCAAGTGGCCGCGGTCACCCGCACGGTGCTCGACGACCTCGGCATCACCGGCTACCCGAAGACCTCGGGCGGTCGCGGCCTGCACATCTACGTGCGCATCGAGCCGAACTGGGGCTTCGGTGACGTGCGGCGGGCCGCGCTCGCCTTCGCCCGCGAGGTCGAACGCCGGGCCCCCGACGACGTGACGACCACGTGGTGGCGCAAGGATCGCGACCCGTCCAAGCTGTTCGTCGACTACAACCAGAACGCCCGCGACCACACGATCGCCAGTGCCTACTCGGTGCGCGGCGTGCCCACGGCCACGGTCTCGACCCCCGTCACGTGGGACGAGATCCCCGAGGCCGACCCGCGCGACTTCACGATCCGGACCGTCCCGGCCCGCTTCGCCGAGCTGGGCGATCTGCACGCCACGATCGACGACAAGCACCACTCGCTGGAACCGCTGCTCGCCTGGGCCGAGCGCGACGAGAAGGCCGGCCTCGAAGGCCCGGCGGACGCCGACTCAGCGCCTTAG
- a CDS encoding GlxA family transcriptional regulator has product MLRNVAVIVLPDVAVFELGVLCELFGYDRTADGLPGYDFAVCSIDGAPVASRAGFDISVRHDLSRTDEADLVVVAPFDNPEFAPPEPVLDALRRAHERGAWVMSVCTGAFALGAAGLLDGRRCTTHWLHTARLTRLYPAAIVDPDVLYVQDGRILTSAGTAASIDAGLHLIRQEHSTAVARMLARRMVVPPHREGGQAQYIETPLQAVECATLQPVLTAVLASLDQPHTVDTMADLAHMAPRTFARKFRDETGATPHDWLISQRMLLARNLLEESGLGIDAIAARVGFGSAATLRHHFAQRLATTPQAYRGTFRSSQPV; this is encoded by the coding sequence ATGCTGCGCAACGTGGCCGTGATCGTCCTGCCCGACGTGGCCGTCTTCGAGCTCGGGGTGCTCTGCGAGCTCTTCGGATACGACCGGACGGCCGACGGGCTGCCCGGCTACGACTTCGCCGTCTGCTCGATCGACGGCGCGCCGGTCGCCAGCCGGGCCGGCTTCGACATCTCCGTCCGCCACGACCTCTCCCGGACGGACGAGGCCGACCTGGTGGTGGTGGCCCCGTTCGACAACCCCGAGTTCGCGCCGCCCGAGCCGGTGCTCGACGCGTTGCGCCGCGCCCACGAGCGGGGGGCCTGGGTGATGAGCGTGTGCACGGGCGCGTTCGCGCTGGGCGCGGCGGGTCTGCTCGACGGCCGCCGCTGCACCACCCACTGGCTGCACACGGCCCGCCTGACCCGACTCTACCCGGCCGCGATCGTCGACCCCGACGTGCTCTACGTGCAGGACGGCCGCATCCTGACCAGCGCGGGCACGGCCGCCAGCATCGACGCCGGGCTGCACCTGATCCGCCAGGAACACAGCACGGCCGTGGCCCGCATGCTGGCCCGGCGCATGGTGGTGCCGCCGCACCGCGAAGGTGGCCAGGCGCAATACATCGAGACCCCGCTCCAGGCCGTCGAGTGCGCGACCCTGCAGCCGGTGCTGACCGCGGTGCTGGCCTCGCTCGACCAGCCGCACACGGTCGACACGATGGCCGACCTGGCGCACATGGCCCCGCGCACGTTCGCCCGCAAGTTCCGCGACGAGACGGGCGCCACCCCGCACGACTGGCTGATCAGCCAGCGCATGCTGCTCGCGCGTAACCTGCTCGAGGAGTCCGGGCTGGGCATCGACGCGATCGCGGCCCGGGTCGGGTTCGGCAGCGCGGCCACCCTGCGCCACCACTTCGCGCAGCGGCTGGCCACGACCCCGCAGGCGTACCGGGGGACGTTCCGATCGTCACAGCCGGTGTAG